The genome window TAaatcgtcatcgtcatcgtcatcatcgtcatcgtcatcatcgtcatcatcatcgtcatcatcatcatcgtcgtcgtcgtcctcttcattgttctttttgtcGGAGGGATCCTCGTCGTCTTCCTCGTCCTCgtcttcgtcttcgtcCTCGccctcttcttcttggttttcatcttcaggATATCCGCCTAGTTTCATAACCACTTTGTCAACGATTTCGTTACCGTCCATCATACCTCCGAGCCCTATGTCACCGTATATTCCGACGACCTTCTCTGAGGGCTTGAAGACGGTGATCCACGGCATCTCCTCCTTGATCATGTTTAGATGTCTCTTGGTAATGGAGGAGTTGAAACTGTTGCTGACCATTGAAGGTGCTAGGAAAATGGGGAACAGTGGGTTCCAGGCTCTGATGACGCTGGTTAACAAGTTGTCGCAGAGACCCAATGCGATCTTGGAAAGGGTGTTGGCCGTGAGAGGGGCCACGACTAGGATGTCGGCCCAGCGGCGAAGTTCGATGTGGAGCACTGGGTCTGTTCTCTGTTTCCATGCGTCCCACTCGTCTTGGTCGGTCCAGACCTGGATGTGCGAAGGGAGCTCGATCTTGGCGGCAGTGGAGATGGCGTTTCCATCGGTGGCGGCCTTGGCGTCCTGGCCTGCGAGTGTGTCGTTTGATGTGAGGTGTGCGTCGTGGGATAGCGGGGACGATGTTGCTGGGTTCGATGATGTTTGTCCCAGAGGCTGTGATAGAAGTTGGCCCGAGGTTGGCCCCACTCCGTCTCCAGCTCCAGTTCCTGCTCCTGATGTTCCTGCTGCTCCTGCTGCTGGAGATGGTGTCGAGGCAACGCccgcagcagcagcagcataGCTATGTGGATGTCCCGACAGCGAACCCTTCTTTTTGCTCAACGTTCTGTTGGCGAAGAATTGGGCAGCCGCATGGGTTAATATTACTTGGATGGAGACTCTGTCTCTACCATATATCTCCTCTAGCTTTTTGATCATAGACTTGATTTTCAACACGGACAACGAACCCGTTGCTCCAAATAGAATATGTAGTTTGCCGTCGTCCTGTGGTAGTCT of Kluyveromyces marxianus DMKU3-1042 DNA, complete genome, chromosome 3 contains these proteins:
- the VHS3 gene encoding phosphopantothenoylcysteine decarboxylase complex subunit VHS3 — translated: MSPVTPHPTEEQQPSLVSPRFTNLGERRNTEMLNTGGSPQSVAIGSQATSPVNKPASPPVSITKSIMNASGTSGAVISNTPASGLKRVPTVTFTDAKHAILKQQATAEQTSALLNSLNNQGSKKAAHSPPGSDKASSPPPMELYANSNKHSQQHMAAAAFAAATAAADAARQKGQSGVSTGGLGDARLPEDARARKNIVSNGERGPAAEGETVVTPVEASDVREGVEKMNIGTPKHDSEQHPHFVVNDELHSPKFKARSRSNSVSPMPTVAAQGNQAPQFKLNETSIPENEQLDSGGEPPIEIAQIVAPNIPKREAAKNVDPRLPQDDGKLHILFGATGSLSVLKIKSMIKKLEEIYGRDRVSIQVILTHAAAQFFANRTLSKKKGSLSGHPHSYAAAAAGVASTPSPAAGAAGTSGAGTGAGDGVGPTSGQLLSQPLGQTSSNPATSSPLSHDAHLTSNDTLAGQDAKAATDGNAISTAAKIELPSHIQVWTDQDEWDAWKQRTDPVLHIELRRWADILVVAPLTANTLSKIALGLCDNLLTSVIRAWNPLFPIFLAPSMVSNSFNSSITKRHLNMIKEEMPWITVFKPSEKVVGIYGDIGLGGMMDGNEIVDKVVMKLGGYPEDENQEEEGEDEDEDEDEEDDEDPSDKKNNEEDDDDDDDDDDDDDDDDDDDDDDDDDDLIDIDDVKSLHETGPSASA